Proteins encoded within one genomic window of Empedobacter falsenii:
- the pepT gene encoding peptidase T, with protein MQTEWREKLVTRFLKYVKTYTESEAFLDKFPSTDRQWDLANYLVEELKQIGLEDVSIDENGYVFGYVPSTVDHEVPTIGFVSHMDTSPDFSGENVQPQIWENYDGGDIKLNESMILSPNEFPELSQYKGQTIITTDGTTLLGADDKAGVAEIVTAAEYLIAHPEIKHGRIAIGFTPDEEVGRGADFFNVEKFGAEWGYTMDGSEIGELEYENFNAASGIVTIKGKSVHPGYAKDKMINASNIAMEFAAQLPNDEVPELTDGREGFFHLAKITGNVSEAKMVYIIRDHDMEQYEARKALFLQIAADIQERFDHEVITAEVSDQYFNMIEKVKEKFQSVEIAEQALKDCGVTPNIKPIRGGTDGARLSFMGLPCPNIFAGGHNFHGPYEYVPVESMEKATEIIVRIAELTAEGAK; from the coding sequence ATGCAAACAGAATGGAGAGAAAAGTTGGTAACACGCTTTTTGAAATATGTTAAAACTTACACTGAAAGTGAAGCTTTTTTAGATAAATTTCCAAGTACAGACCGTCAATGGGATTTAGCAAATTATTTGGTTGAAGAGTTAAAACAAATCGGTTTAGAAGATGTTTCAATAGATGAAAACGGGTATGTTTTTGGATATGTTCCTTCTACAGTTGATCACGAAGTGCCTACTATTGGTTTTGTTTCTCATATGGATACATCGCCAGATTTTTCTGGAGAAAATGTACAACCTCAAATTTGGGAAAATTACGATGGTGGAGATATCAAATTGAACGAATCAATGATTTTATCACCAAACGAATTCCCTGAATTATCTCAATATAAAGGTCAAACAATCATTACAACTGATGGTACAACATTATTAGGTGCTGATGATAAAGCTGGTGTTGCTGAAATTGTAACAGCTGCAGAATATTTGATTGCTCATCCAGAAATTAAACATGGACGTATCGCTATTGGATTTACACCTGACGAAGAAGTTGGTCGTGGAGCAGATTTTTTTAATGTAGAGAAATTTGGAGCTGAATGGGGGTATACAATGGATGGTTCTGAAATTGGAGAATTAGAGTACGAAAACTTTAATGCTGCATCTGGTATTGTTACAATCAAAGGTAAATCTGTTCACCCAGGTTATGCGAAAGATAAGATGATTAATGCATCTAATATTGCAATGGAGTTTGCTGCACAATTACCAAACGACGAAGTTCCTGAATTAACTGATGGTCGCGAAGGATTTTTCCATTTAGCTAAAATTACAGGAAATGTATCTGAAGCAAAAATGGTGTACATTATCCGTGATCACGATATGGAGCAATATGAAGCGCGTAAAGCTTTATTTTTACAAATTGCTGCTGATATTCAAGAGCGTTTTGATCATGAAGTAATTACAGCAGAAGTTTCTGATCAATATTTTAATATGATTGAGAAAGTAAAAGAGAAATTTCAATCAGTTGAAATCGCAGAACAAGCTTTGAAAGATTGTGGAGTTACGCCAAATATCAAACCAATTCGTGGTGGTACAGACGGAGCTCGTTTATCTTTTATGGGATTACCTTGTCCTAATATCTTTGCTGGAGGTCACAATTTCCACGGACCTTACGAATATGTTCCAGTAGAATCTATGGAAAAAGCGACAGAAATTATTGTACGTATTGCAGAATTAACAGCTGAAGGAGCGAAATAA
- a CDS encoding beta/alpha barrel domain-containing protein has translation MSELTFKIIECPRDAMQGRKDFIPTDKKIDYLNRLLTVGFEAIDCGSFVSPKAIPQMADTKEVLDNIDKTNSKSKLSVVVANKSGAIKAAEHEKVDIIGFPFSISENFQQFNTNKSREEAFEMVKEINQIANDNGKHMLIYLSMAFGNPYGETWNEEIVKEWSKKMADIGISSINLSDTIGVADEKTIVDLFQNLIPHYPEIEFGAHFHTVYTEWHSKVQAAYDNGCRRFDGAIKGLGGCPMSKSDMVGNMPTEKLISFANEHKEKHGLNLFDFESAWNVSLRTFGLV, from the coding sequence ATGAGTGAGCTAACTTTTAAAATTATTGAATGTCCACGTGATGCGATGCAAGGACGCAAAGATTTTATACCAACTGACAAGAAAATTGATTACTTAAATCGTTTATTGACTGTTGGTTTTGAAGCGATAGATTGTGGAAGTTTTGTTTCGCCAAAAGCGATTCCACAGATGGCGGATACGAAAGAAGTTTTAGATAATATTGATAAAACCAATTCAAAATCGAAATTGTCTGTTGTTGTTGCCAATAAAAGTGGCGCAATAAAAGCTGCTGAACACGAAAAAGTTGATATTATTGGATTTCCTTTTTCTATTTCAGAGAATTTTCAGCAATTCAACACGAATAAAAGTCGTGAAGAAGCATTTGAAATGGTGAAAGAAATCAACCAAATTGCAAATGATAATGGTAAACATATGTTAATTTATTTATCGATGGCGTTTGGAAATCCTTATGGAGAAACTTGGAATGAAGAAATCGTAAAAGAATGGTCGAAAAAAATGGCTGATATCGGAATTTCTTCAATCAATTTATCAGATACAATTGGCGTTGCAGACGAAAAAACAATTGTTGATTTGTTTCAAAATTTGATTCCTCATTATCCAGAAATTGAATTTGGTGCACATTTTCATACCGTTTATACCGAATGGCATTCTAAAGTACAAGCCGCTTATGATAATGGTTGTCGTCGTTTTGATGGTGCTATAAAAGGTTTGGGCGGTTGTCCAATGTCAAAAAGTGATATGGTCGGAAATATGCCAACCGAAAAGTTAATTAGTTTCGCAAATGAGCACAAAGAAAAACATGGTTTGAATCTTTTTGATTTCGAATCTGCTTGGAATGTTTCTTTGCGTACATTTGGCTTAGTTTAA
- a CDS encoding DUF3810 family protein yields the protein MNHLTFPISGFIAKITNSVHFPVGELFYLIIGIIGFVLIFKLIRSFFKSKEKVSHSIYYIMIFVNCIYFIYTFAWGVMYKKETLTIDKEKIVIQPKILKEIYCYELDKAISARNLIEHNDSTTTIKFKSDLEEYNQEFFALQSQVKNVKWLKNYRLLSDTHYKLSWISEMQNYMGILGYYNPFTVEANLNRYNTNLKQPATLFHEYGHQMGFASESEANFLAYYLGTKSKNPEINYSVYYKSIYTLLGAIYKSDPYFVKMELDNMHSKIKQDRKAELKHYLKYEGATSDTFSELNNQFLKANNQEGTISYSKYVELIYLLYQTKKATN from the coding sequence GTGAATCATCTTACATTTCCAATTTCAGGATTTATTGCAAAAATCACGAATTCAGTTCATTTTCCTGTTGGAGAATTATTTTATTTAATCATTGGAATAATCGGCTTTGTACTGATTTTTAAATTGATTCGAAGTTTTTTTAAATCAAAAGAAAAAGTTTCGCATTCAATTTATTACATTATGATTTTTGTAAATTGTATTTACTTTATTTACACGTTTGCTTGGGGCGTGATGTACAAAAAAGAAACATTAACAATTGACAAAGAAAAAATCGTTATTCAACCTAAAATTCTGAAAGAAATCTATTGCTACGAACTTGATAAAGCAATATCAGCAAGAAATTTAATCGAACACAATGATTCGACAACCACTATAAAATTCAAATCAGATTTAGAAGAATATAACCAAGAGTTTTTTGCTTTACAATCTCAAGTAAAAAATGTAAAATGGTTGAAAAATTATCGATTATTAAGTGATACACATTACAAATTATCTTGGATTTCGGAAATGCAAAATTATATGGGAATTTTGGGATACTATAATCCTTTTACGGTAGAAGCAAATCTGAATCGATACAATACAAATTTAAAACAACCTGCTACACTTTTTCACGAATATGGGCATCAAATGGGATTTGCATCAGAAAGTGAAGCTAATTTTTTGGCTTATTATTTAGGCACAAAATCTAAAAATCCTGAAATTAATTATTCAGTTTATTACAAAAGTATTTACACACTTTTAGGCGCTATTTACAAATCTGATCCGTATTTTGTAAAAATGGAATTGGATAATATGCATTCTAAAATAAAGCAAGACAGAAAAGCCGAATTAAAACATTATTTGAAATATGAAGGCGCTACGAGCGATACTTTTTCTGAATTAAATAATCAGTTTTTGAAGGCAAATAACCAAGAAGGAACGATAAGTTATAGCAAATATGTCGAATTGATTTACTTGTTATATCAAACAAAAAAAGCAACGAATTAA
- a CDS encoding lipocalin family protein, with translation MNFKKLALAALALGTTAYIVNHNKKNVKYKPAQNFDLGGFLGRWYEIARLENKAQKGQTNVTHRFNLNEENGQLEVIVRGYNAKKKGWEKIEGIATQDIENVGLFSTTFLPIFAKKLYVIDFDKDYNNVLVASEDYKKLWILSRKKEISDKVKDRFSDSAKKVGFDPSKLIWPSQVPIAK, from the coding sequence ATGAATTTTAAGAAATTAGCCCTTGCAGCATTGGCGTTAGGGACAACAGCATATATCGTTAATCACAATAAGAAAAATGTAAAATACAAACCTGCTCAAAATTTTGATTTAGGTGGATTTTTAGGACGTTGGTACGAAATTGCACGTTTAGAAAATAAAGCGCAAAAAGGACAAACAAATGTGACGCATCGTTTTAATTTGAACGAAGAAAATGGACAGTTAGAAGTAATTGTGCGAGGATATAATGCAAAGAAAAAAGGGTGGGAAAAGATTGAAGGAATTGCAACGCAAGACATCGAAAATGTTGGGTTGTTCTCGACTACGTTTTTACCAATTTTTGCAAAGAAATTATATGTTATCGATTTTGATAAAGATTACAATAATGTATTAGTTGCAAGTGAAGATTATAAAAAGTTATGGATTCTATCACGTAAGAAAGAGATTTCGGATAAGGTAAAAGACAGATTTTCTGATTCGGCAAAGAAAGTAGGGTTTGATCCAAGTAAATTAATTTGGCCTTCTCAAGTTCCGATTGCGAAATAA
- a CDS encoding PH domain-containing protein codes for MNKEFSVSMSPFFKVTTYILIVFLILIGLSVTYNEKNFNPTLLLYWGIVIPIIIGCYLFSLNKIKVDLNNIYLVSKIKTITIPINEVKIITRKSQNNLIIIGARGIYGLMGISMDNYRCNIKNRTKLIAIELENVKYLVSCDEPDEFVNTINTLKNDKETP; via the coding sequence ATGAATAAAGAATTTTCAGTATCGATGTCGCCATTTTTTAAGGTAACTACATATATATTAATTGTATTTCTAATTTTAATCGGTTTATCTGTAACATATAATGAAAAAAATTTTAACCCTACATTACTTCTCTATTGGGGAATTGTAATTCCAATAATTATTGGATGTTATCTTTTTTCGTTAAATAAAATTAAAGTTGATTTGAATAATATTTATCTTGTTTCAAAAATTAAAACGATAACTATTCCGATAAATGAAGTAAAAATTATTACAAGAAAATCTCAAAATAATTTGATTATTATAGGTGCACGAGGCATTTATGGATTGATGGGAATTTCTATGGATAATTATCGATGCAATATAAAAAATCGTACAAAACTTATTGCGATAGAATTAGAAAATGTAAAATATTTGGTGAGCTGCGACGAGCCTGATGAATTTGTTAACACAATAAATACACTAAAAAATGATAAAGAAACTCCTTAA
- a CDS encoding alpha/beta hydrolase: MKKVLFVFIIICSTVFGQSTNNFTESDIQLNENQIKLFGTLCLPQNVKSKTTIVLLISGSGPTDRNGNNNMMINNSLKYLAHSLAEKGIASIRYDKRGIGESSIANLDESKLTFDDYVEDASNWVTFLKKDKRFSSISIAGHSEGSLIGMLASTKNVDKFISVSGPGEPIDQILKKQLTQLPEKLKTESYAIIDSLKNGNTVNNINPNLSALFRKSVQPYLISWIKYNPVNEINKLTIPFLVIQGDMDIQVDTDNAKNLSPKSAVIIKGMNHVLKNVTSKDDLSSYNNPKLPINTELVEVISNFIFKK, translated from the coding sequence ATGAAAAAAGTTTTATTTGTTTTTATAATTATTTGTTCTACAGTTTTTGGTCAATCAACAAATAATTTCACAGAATCAGATATTCAACTTAACGAAAATCAAATTAAATTATTTGGAACATTATGTTTACCTCAAAACGTAAAATCTAAAACAACAATTGTTTTATTAATTTCTGGCTCTGGACCAACGGATAGAAATGGAAATAATAATATGATGATTAATAACTCTTTGAAATATTTAGCTCATAGTTTAGCTGAAAAAGGAATTGCATCTATTCGCTATGACAAAAGAGGAATTGGAGAAAGTTCTATTGCTAATTTGGACGAATCTAAACTTACATTTGATGATTACGTTGAAGACGCAAGTAATTGGGTAACTTTCTTAAAAAAAGATAAAAGATTTAGTTCTATTTCAATAGCTGGACATAGCGAAGGTTCATTAATTGGAATGCTTGCTTCAACAAAAAATGTCGACAAATTCATCTCAGTTTCTGGTCCTGGAGAACCTATCGACCAAATACTTAAGAAACAATTAACTCAACTTCCTGAAAAATTAAAAACTGAATCGTATGCTATTATAGATTCTTTGAAAAATGGAAATACTGTAAATAATATTAATCCTAATTTATCAGCATTATTTCGTAAAAGTGTACAACCTTATTTAATTTCTTGGATTAAATATAATCCTGTAAATGAAATCAATAAATTAACTATTCCTTTTTTAGTGATTCAAGGTGATATGGATATACAAGTTGATACGGACAATGCTAAAAACCTTTCTCCTAAATCTGCTGTTATTATCAAAGGGATGAATCACGTTTTAAAAAACGTTACTTCAAAAGATGATTTATCTTCTTACAATAACCCAAAACTTCCAATAAATACAGAATTAGTCGAAGTCATTTCTAATTTTATCTTCAAAAAATAA
- a CDS encoding DUF2089 family protein, with translation MKKLPVICPSCTEELAVEKLICNHCETQVVGNYELPLFLKLTNEEQAFIMQFFVNSGSLKDMAKEFEVSYPTMRNKVDDLINKIKTMSDE, from the coding sequence ATGAAAAAACTTCCTGTTATATGCCCCAGTTGTACCGAAGAATTAGCTGTCGAAAAATTAATTTGCAACCATTGCGAAACACAAGTTGTAGGAAACTATGAACTTCCTTTATTTCTGAAACTTACAAATGAAGAACAAGCATTTATTATGCAATTCTTTGTCAATTCAGGAAGTTTAAAAGACATGGCAAAAGAATTTGAAGTCAGCTATCCAACGATGAGAAATAAAGTAGATGATTTGATTAATAAAATAAAAACAATGTCCGATGAATAA
- a CDS encoding bile acid:sodium symporter family protein, whose amino-acid sequence MKILNKLPDPFILFLFLAIVVAYFFPDISLWSYKDFNLNTVIDIGVILVFFFYGLKLNWKEVFKDLANWKMHVLIQSITFIFFPLLVLCFYPLVKSYPVYFTLYVAIFYLAALPSTVSSSVVMVSIAKGNIPSAIFNASISGLIGIVVTPLWMSLFLSKNNGEFDLLATFLDLVLKIILPVFVGALLQPYLGFFYNKYKKQFGNLDKLTIVLIVYNSFSHTFLDGLFTKLGVLPLLAVFIIVVALFFFFFNLSKWIAKKMNFNREDDITIQFCSTKKSLVHGSVIAAVIFTGDIGIYLIPIMLYHTFQLIYISYIANQYAKEVE is encoded by the coding sequence TTGAAAATTTTAAACAAATTACCCGACCCTTTTATTCTATTTTTATTTCTAGCCATTGTTGTTGCCTATTTTTTCCCTGATATTAGTTTGTGGTCTTACAAAGATTTTAATCTGAACACAGTAATTGATATTGGCGTTATTCTAGTATTCTTTTTTTATGGGTTAAAACTTAATTGGAAAGAAGTTTTCAAGGATTTAGCAAATTGGAAAATGCATGTCTTGATTCAATCTATTACATTTATCTTTTTCCCATTATTAGTCTTGTGTTTTTATCCGTTGGTAAAAAGTTACCCAGTTTATTTTACACTTTATGTCGCAATATTTTATTTAGCCGCGTTACCAAGTACCGTTTCTTCGTCAGTTGTAATGGTTTCGATTGCAAAAGGAAACATACCAAGTGCTATTTTTAATGCAAGTATTTCTGGATTAATAGGTATTGTTGTTACACCACTTTGGATGAGTTTGTTTTTATCAAAAAATAATGGTGAATTTGATTTATTAGCTACTTTTTTGGATTTGGTTCTTAAAATTATTTTACCTGTTTTTGTTGGCGCACTTTTACAACCTTATTTAGGATTCTTTTATAATAAATATAAAAAGCAATTCGGGAATTTAGATAAACTTACCATTGTACTTATTGTTTACAACAGTTTTAGTCATACTTTTTTAGATGGATTATTTACAAAATTAGGCGTTCTTCCGTTGTTGGCTGTTTTCATAATTGTAGTTGCGTTGTTCTTTTTCTTTTTTAATCTTTCAAAATGGATTGCTAAGAAAATGAATTTTAATCGAGAAGATGATATCACCATTCAATTTTGTTCGACAAAAAAATCATTGGTTCATGGCTCGGTAATTGCAGCAGTTATTTTCACGGGAGATATCGGTATTTATTTGATTCCGATTATGCTTTACCACACTTTTCAGTTAATTTATATCAGTTATATCGCCAATCAATATGCTAAAGAAGTTGAATAA
- a CDS encoding peptidylprolyl isomerase: MKFKSSMMLLIAALFTVNTFAQTAKPTPKRLAKVDGIAAVVGDQIVLESDVDRDYLMSKQQGMQVEDKCDFLNDIMLDKMLVDRAKQDTLIKVTQDEVTRQLNSQIEGWIAQAGGEKQILDYFGFRTMAEMKNETKYIVEDNIYARNKREMVVKGADATPEEVRMFFEKHQGELPDVKDEVSISHIVTYPEVSQENQQKIIDQLKEIKKEIEEGASFATKAILYSEDPGSASNGGEYKKVSRGKMVKEFDAVAFNLQEGEISDPFKTDFGYHIIKLEKRRGQELDLRHILITLKPTEEEIKKAYNKLDSIRVLINDGKMTFKDAALRFSDDKYTKFNSGNIMNQNSGDDRFEKMALPLPMFTAIATLNEGDISQVFEDDFDNRKALRILKINKFYPEHKINYQDDYYRIQKFAVQDKERTLLMDWVKRQVGDAYIKIGKEYQSCNFPIDWEKKNQK, encoded by the coding sequence ATGAAATTTAAATCGAGTATGATGTTGCTAATTGCAGCATTATTTACGGTAAATACTTTTGCACAAACAGCAAAACCAACACCAAAACGTCTTGCTAAAGTAGATGGTATAGCTGCTGTTGTCGGAGATCAGATTGTTTTAGAGTCTGATGTAGATCGAGATTATTTAATGTCAAAACAACAAGGGATGCAAGTCGAAGACAAATGTGATTTCCTAAACGACATTATGTTAGACAAAATGTTGGTTGATCGTGCAAAACAAGATACTTTAATCAAAGTGACACAAGATGAGGTAACTCGTCAATTAAATAGCCAAATCGAAGGTTGGATTGCTCAAGCTGGAGGAGAAAAACAAATTTTAGACTATTTCGGATTCCGTACAATGGCGGAAATGAAAAACGAAACTAAATATATCGTTGAAGATAATATTTATGCGCGTAACAAAAGAGAAATGGTTGTAAAAGGTGCTGATGCAACACCAGAAGAAGTTCGTATGTTTTTCGAAAAACACCAAGGTGAATTACCAGACGTGAAAGACGAAGTTTCGATTAGCCATATTGTAACTTATCCTGAAGTTTCACAAGAAAATCAACAAAAGATTATCGATCAATTAAAAGAAATCAAAAAAGAAATTGAAGAAGGTGCCTCTTTTGCAACGAAAGCAATTTTATATTCAGAAGATCCAGGTTCCGCAAGTAACGGAGGTGAATACAAAAAAGTTTCTCGTGGTAAAATGGTAAAAGAGTTTGATGCGGTTGCGTTTAACTTACAAGAAGGTGAAATTTCTGATCCATTCAAAACTGATTTTGGATATCATATTATTAAGTTAGAAAAACGTCGTGGACAAGAATTAGATTTGCGTCATATCTTGATTACGTTGAAACCAACGGAAGAAGAAATAAAAAAGGCTTATAATAAATTAGATTCGATTCGAGTTTTAATTAACGACGGAAAAATGACATTTAAAGATGCTGCATTAAGATTTTCTGATGATAAATACACAAAATTTAACTCAGGAAATATCATGAACCAAAATTCTGGTGACGATCGTTTCGAGAAAATGGCTTTACCTCTACCAATGTTTACAGCGATTGCAACATTGAATGAAGGAGATATTTCTCAAGTTTTCGAAGATGATTTTGATAACAGAAAAGCTTTAAGAATCTTAAAAATCAATAAATTTTATCCAGAGCATAAAATCAATTACCAAGATGATTACTATAGAATTCAAAAATTTGCAGTTCAAGATAAAGAACGTACATTGTTGATGGATTGGGTAAAACGTCAAGTTGGTGATGCTTACATTAAAATTGGAAAAGAATACCAAAGTTGTAATTTCCCGATCGATTGGGAAAAGAAAAACCAAAAATAA
- a CDS encoding head GIN domain-containing protein — MKNIVLSAAAIFCSTFAFAQEEINVGDFNILKVYDKIPVELISSNENLVKIDGVNASDVQVENNKGELKLKMTGTKLMQGGEATVKVYYKSLYEIQASQGSRIYSDDVVKSQALYLTSNEGSSIKLPIETSKLEVKINSGAEVILTGDTEFQTVIANSGGKYYSKTLNSDTASLTTNAGGVIEARAEKSVDAKTRAGGVIDIYGNPTQRNQKKLAGGKINFK, encoded by the coding sequence ATGAAAAATATCGTATTGTCAGCAGCCGCTATATTTTGTTCAACTTTTGCGTTTGCGCAAGAAGAGATAAATGTTGGAGATTTTAATATCTTAAAAGTTTATGATAAAATTCCGGTTGAGTTAATTTCTTCGAACGAAAACTTAGTAAAAATAGATGGAGTTAATGCGAGCGATGTTCAAGTTGAAAATAACAAAGGTGAACTGAAATTGAAAATGACAGGAACCAAATTGATGCAAGGAGGAGAAGCAACGGTTAAGGTTTATTACAAATCGTTATACGAAATTCAGGCAAGTCAAGGTTCTCGTATTTATTCTGATGATGTCGTAAAATCACAAGCATTGTATTTGACATCTAACGAAGGTTCATCTATCAAATTACCAATCGAAACCTCAAAATTAGAAGTCAAAATAAATTCTGGTGCAGAAGTAATTTTAACTGGTGATACTGAATTTCAGACTGTAATTGCAAATTCTGGAGGAAAATATTATTCGAAAACATTAAATTCTGATACAGCAAGTTTAACAACAAATGCTGGAGGAGTAATAGAAGCGAGAGCAGAGAAATCTGTAGATGCAAAAACTAGAGCAGGTGGAGTGATTGATATTTATGGTAATCCTACGCAGCGTAATCAGAAAAAATTAGCTGGCGGAAAAATTAATTTTAAATAA